In one Deltaproteobacteria bacterium HGW-Deltaproteobacteria-4 genomic region, the following are encoded:
- the tig gene encoding trigger factor, with translation MNVTIEEISSIKKRLSFEVPAETVATEIEKAYQKIGQSAKIKGFRAGKIPRPILEQYYAPQMEQQVINRLINDSYVKALDTHDINVLSDPKIIDNSLIEHGKPFTYAAEVEVSPQVTARDYTGLVLQKERFVFDETSIETQLEEMRQGRAEIVDSSRDTAALGDHVVIDFSGSVDGVLFDGGTAEDFTLELGSGQFIPGFEEQVVGMKVDESRDVQVTFPEQYGSADLAGKAAVFAVTLKKVREKVAPVLTDEFAKGFGLESLAELREKLTENARRQEINRIDGDLRERLVTALIERNPLEVPETLVQNQLGYMLANIRQRLESQGMKLEMMGMTEESFKQMYRDTAISQVQGTLILTAIATQEGITVEEAEIDSRLEEIATMANAPIEAVRKHYAREDARIGLMAQISEEKTIRFLLDKSQLTEVDKEELTTEEKE, from the coding sequence ATGAACGTCACAATAGAAGAGATCAGCAGCATCAAAAAACGCCTGTCCTTTGAAGTCCCTGCCGAAACGGTCGCGACTGAAATTGAAAAGGCTTACCAGAAGATCGGTCAGAGCGCCAAAATCAAAGGTTTCCGCGCCGGCAAGATCCCCCGCCCCATCCTTGAGCAATACTATGCGCCGCAAATGGAGCAGCAGGTCATCAACCGCCTGATCAATGACAGTTACGTGAAAGCGCTCGACACCCACGACATCAACGTCCTTAGCGACCCGAAAATTATTGACAACAGCCTGATCGAACACGGAAAACCCTTTACTTATGCCGCTGAGGTTGAAGTCAGTCCGCAAGTGACCGCCCGCGATTACACCGGTCTGGTCCTGCAGAAAGAACGTTTCGTCTTTGACGAAACATCGATCGAAACACAACTCGAAGAGATGCGGCAAGGACGTGCCGAAATTGTCGACTCCAGCCGTGATACTGCCGCCCTCGGCGATCACGTCGTCATTGATTTCTCCGGCTCGGTCGATGGCGTCCTCTTTGATGGAGGAACTGCTGAGGATTTTACCCTGGAACTCGGTTCCGGACAGTTCATCCCCGGCTTCGAAGAGCAGGTTGTCGGCATGAAGGTCGATGAGTCTCGTGATGTTCAGGTCACCTTCCCCGAGCAATACGGTAGCGCCGACCTTGCCGGCAAGGCAGCGGTCTTTGCCGTGACCTTGAAAAAAGTGCGAGAAAAGGTTGCTCCGGTGTTGACCGACGAATTTGCCAAAGGTTTTGGTTTGGAATCACTGGCGGAACTGCGGGAAAAATTGACCGAGAATGCCCGGAGACAAGAGATCAATCGCATTGATGGTGATCTGCGCGAGCGCCTGGTGACCGCCCTGATCGAGCGTAATCCCCTGGAAGTTCCGGAGACTCTGGTGCAGAATCAGCTCGGCTATATGCTCGCGAATATCCGCCAGCGCCTGGAAAGCCAGGGAATGAAGCTGGAGATGATGGGAATGACCGAGGAATCATTTAAGCAGATGTATCGGGACACGGCCATCAGTCAGGTCCAGGGAACGCTGATTCTGACCGCCATTGCTACTCAGGAAGGGATCACCGTCGAAGAGGCTGAAATCGATAGCCGCCTTGAAGAGATTGCAACGATGGCCAATGCTCCGATCGAGGCGGTGCGCAAGCATTACGCCCGCGAAGATGCTCGCATTGGCTTGATGGCTCAGATAAGCGAAGAGAAGACCATCCGCTTCCTCCTTGATAAATCCCAGCTGACTGAGGTTGACAAGGAAGAGTTGACGACCGAAGAGAAGGAGTAA
- a CDS encoding DNA helicase RecD has translation AVEHVFRYGHRFLQWLRVVTDDDHLHKVFYTLAVNDITTPTAHQIKPWTIHALIARVESGVIDLSKYDNPLIVIDECSMVDVALFNNLLNLFDGKNFSLLTVGDTEQLSPVGFGIAWHKMAQSAAIPRVNLTEVLRQKKNSPIHKLAMQMRKYDEKGKDRQIDVLQVWAGEDEGVFLVPCAKQEIKEALRNIKTRLPTAQILTPHMSERMPDSGHRINKHLQNELNGDAKRIALGHLWLHENDPVIVTETKNDIDLFNGTMGVLRCIEITNGELVGVFDLEGHPQPLTLDTDAMFDVGMMPAYAISIHKSQGSEMDVTAICCVVDSDMIERSLIYTALTRAKKLCLIVGSQNVFDRAVHKKPKAETLCVGFSI, from the coding sequence GCAGTCGAGCACGTCTTTCGGTATGGCCATCGGTTCCTCCAGTGGTTACGGGTTGTAACCGACGATGACCATTTACACAAAGTTTTTTACACCCTCGCTGTAAACGACATAACTACTCCTACCGCTCACCAGATTAAGCCGTGGACTATTCATGCACTAATCGCTAGGGTCGAGAGTGGTGTCATAGATCTTTCAAAATATGACAATCCCTTAATTGTCATCGATGAATGCTCAATGGTCGACGTTGCCCTGTTTAATAATCTTCTGAACCTCTTCGATGGCAAGAATTTCAGCCTTCTTACCGTTGGCGACACAGAGCAGCTCAGCCCGGTTGGTTTTGGCATCGCTTGGCACAAAATGGCTCAATCAGCAGCTATCCCTCGCGTCAACTTAACGGAGGTTCTTCGTCAGAAGAAAAATTCACCAATTCACAAACTTGCAATGCAGATGAGGAAATATGATGAAAAAGGAAAAGACCGCCAGATCGATGTACTCCAAGTATGGGCAGGAGAAGATGAGGGCGTTTTTCTTGTCCCATGTGCTAAGCAGGAAATCAAGGAGGCTCTCCGTAATATCAAGACAAGACTCCCCACCGCCCAGATTCTTACTCCTCACATGTCAGAACGGATGCCCGATTCTGGACACAGAATAAATAAGCACCTCCAGAATGAGCTCAATGGCGATGCGAAGCGAATAGCGCTCGGGCATCTCTGGCTACATGAAAATGATCCCGTTATTGTTACCGAAACGAAGAATGATATTGATCTGTTCAACGGCACTATGGGTGTCCTCAGATGCATTGAGATAACAAATGGTGAGTTGGTGGGTGTCTTCGATTTGGAGGGACACCCTCAGCCTCTTACTCTCGACACTGATGCCATGTTCGATGTTGGAATGATGCCCGCCTACGCCATCTCGATACACAAAAGCCAAGGGTCTGAGATGGATGTAACCGCTATCTGTTGTGTCGTCGATAGCGATATGATTGAAAGAAGTCTGATATACACAGCCCTCACCAGGGCTAAGAAACTCTGTCTTATAGTAGGCTCACAAAATGTTTTCGATCGTGCTGTTCATAAGAAACCAAAAGCCGAGACGCTTTGTGTCGGATTTTCGATTTAG